From one Larimichthys crocea isolate SSNF chromosome XVIII, L_crocea_2.0, whole genome shotgun sequence genomic stretch:
- the tmem169b gene encoding transmembrane protein 169 — protein sequence MANIEEPQNDQEGSPQMISLRSDISGNHVDDGEVGPSIRRKRRKKKDPRPESIIVYRSEMERAPGEDQGSEEGAERSTEEGAKFLCTPTGEGGGWSLPPDSRYVTLTGTITRGKKKGQVVDIHLTLTEKELRDLAKSRERLDAECEAGEGSKRNCSLGVCEGPHVVLWSVSCAPVVFLLSFITSFYYGTLTWYNVFLVYNEERTFWHKITICPFLIIFYPMLIMPMALSLALYSAVVQVSWAFSEWWQVVRDLEKGFCGWACGKLGLEDCSPYSIVELLDSDTVSGTLQSKAPSELAQTSSV from the exons ATGGCAAACATAGAGGAGCCTCAAAATGATCAAGAGGGCAGCCCCCAGATGATTTCCCTAAGATCAGATATATCAGGAAACCATGTGGATGATGGAGAAGTTGGGCCCTCCataaggaggaagaggaggaagaagaaagaccCTCGTCCGGAGTCCATCATCGTCTACCGCTCTGAAATGGAGAGGGCACCCGGAGAGGACCAAGGCAGtgaggagggagcagagaggagcacagAAGAGGGAGCTAAATTCCTATGCACGCCTACAGGCGAAG GAGGAGGTTGGAGCCTTCCTCCAGACAGCCGCTACGTCACCCTGACAGGCACCATCACCCGAGGAAAGAAGAAGGGTCAGGTGGTGGACATTCACCTCACTTTGACAGAGAAGGAACTCAGGGATCTGGCTAAGTCGAGGGAACGTCTTGATGCAGAGTGTGAGGCAGGGGAAGGCTCTAAACGCAACTGCAGCTTAGGCGTGTGCGAGGGACCCCATGTTGTCCTGTGGAGCGTCTCCTGTGCACCCGtggttttcctcctctccttcatcacctccttctaCTATGGCACTCTCACCTGGTACAATGTTTTCCTGGTGTACAATGAGGAGCGGACGTTCTGGCACAAGATCACAATATGCCCTTTCCTCATCATCTTCTACCCTATGCTTATCATGCCCATGGCGCTGTCTCTGGCTCTGTACTCCGCTGTGGTGCAGGTGTCCTGGGCTTTCAGCGAGTGGTGGCAGGTTGTGAGAGACCTGGAGAAAGGCTTCTGCGGTTGGGCCTGTGGGAAGCTGGGACTGGAGGACTGCTCCCCCTATAGCATAGTCGAGCTGCTTGACTCTGATACTGTTTCTGGCACTCTGCAGAGTAAGGCTCCGAGTGAACTCGCCCAGACATCGTCAGTGTGA
- the LOC104928885 gene encoding X-ray repair cross-complementing protein 5, translated as MAGSRSALVLCMDVGFSMSNSAPDEDPPFDLAKQVIQKFVQRQVFAETKDELALVLFGTDSTKNPLNQNGQYQNITVHRNLMVPDFELLEEIENQVHPESQQSDWMDALVVCMDLIQTQTKGKKYDRLNIALLTDLSTQTNTDQLDVILENLKQAGITLQFFLPFPAEEDEEGGGDADRRGPGHPGTGKGLSSEQKDGLDVVKHVMLTLDEEDGLDQIYTFRNAIEQLCMFKRVERRPVAWPCQLTIGSCLSIRIVGYKAVTEEKLKKTWITVDAQTSQREDVKRETVYCLDDDNETEVQKDDTIQGFRYGSDIVPFSKVDQDQMKYTHDGKCFAVLGFTKQSLVRRNLFMGNQVVKIFAAKDDEHAAVALSALIRALDELQMVAIVRYAYDRRSNPQVGAAFPYIKKDYECLIYIQLPFMEDLRSFTFPSLENNKRFTPSDTQLSAVDSLIDSMMLVEEDEDENAEQKDMFEVHHIPNPAFQRHFQCLHHRAVNPGTPLPPMESWLKAALERPDVINERCQAPLEEMKRKFPLTEVEKKKKPKTSAQIFGKDSEEPDAKKAKGDEEDEGYSLADIAEGSVTSVGSVDPARDFGILIKMKSLPFGEVCQQLTHRIEQLLSNKSTQYYMKSITCIQAFREQSVKLGNADLYNSYLQSLKRSIPNRRLEVFWDLLVQDAITLISKDEVEGSTVSKNDAYQFLAAEEKKEEASAPPAEDTGDVDDLLDMM; from the exons ATGGCAGGGTCCAGA TCAGCGTTGGTTTTGTGCATGGATGTTGGATTCTCCATGTCCAACTCTGCCCCGGATGAAGATCCTCCCTTTGACCTCGCTAAACAAGTCATCCAGAAGTTTGTCCAGCGGCAG gtttTTGCAGAGACCAAGGATGAACTGGCTTTAGTTCTGTTTGGCACAGACTCCACCAAAAACCCACTGAACCAGAATGGGCAGTACCAGAACATCACAGTGCATCGTAACCTCATGGTACCTGACTTTGAGCTTCTGGAGGAAATAGAGAATCAGGTCCATCCAGAGAGCCAGCAGTCTGATT GGATGGATGCTCTTGTCGTCTGCATGGATctcattcagacacaaacaaa gggGAAGAAGTATGATCGTCTCAACATTGCCCTCCTGACTGACCTCAGCACTCAGACCAACACAGATCAACTGGATGTTATTCTCGAAAACTTGAAACAAGCCGGAATCACCCTGCAGTTTTT TTTGCCTTTCCctgcagaggaagatgaagagggtggaggagatgCGGACAGAAGAGGCCCTGGTCACCCGGGCACTGGAAAGGGCCTGTCCAGTGAACAGAAGGATGGCCTGGACGTGGTGAAACACGTCATGCTGACCCTGGATGAAGAGGACGGCCTGGATCAAATTTACACCTTCAG GAATGCGATTGAGCAGCTGTGCATGTTCAAGCGCGTCGAGCGCAGACCCGTGGCTTGGCCCTGTCAGCTGACCATCGGCAGCTGTCTGTCCATCCGTATCGTTGGCTACAAAGCG GTGAcagaagagaaactgaaaaaaacgtGGATTACAGTTGACGCTCAGACCAGCCAGAGAGAAGACGTGAAGAGAGAGACTGTCTACTGTCTGGATGATGACAACGAGACAGAGGTGCAGAAGGACGATACCATCCAAG GTTTCCGTTACGGAAGTGATATCGTTCCCTTCTCCAAAGTTGATCAAGACCAGATGAAATACACGCACGATGGGAAGTGCTTTGCTGTTCTCGGCTTCACCAAACAGAGCCTG GTACGTCGCAATCTGTTCATGGGGAATCAAGTCGTCAAGATTTTTGCTGCCAAGGATGATGAG CACGCAGCAGTTGCACTGTCCGCTTTGATCCGAGCGCTAGATGAACTCCAGATGGTTGCCATTGTACGTTACGCCTATGATCGACGCAGCAACCCTCAAGTAGGAGCTGCTTTCCCGTACATCAAAAAGGACTACGAG TGTCTGATATATATCCAGCTGCCTTTCATGGAGGATCTCAGAAGTTTTACATTTCCCTCtcttgaaaacaacaaaaggttcACGCCGTCAG ACACCCAGCTGTCTGCTGTGGACTCTCTCATTGACTCCATGATGTTGgtagaggaggatgaggatgaaaaTGCAGAACAAAAGGACATGTTTGAGGTCCACCACATTCCCAACCCTGCCTTCCAGAGGCACTTCCAG TGTCTGCATCATCGGGCCGTAAACCCCGGCACCCCTCTACCCCCCATGGAGTCGTGGCTGAAGGCCGCTCTTGAGCGCCCTGATGTCATTAATGAACGGTGCCAGGCTCCactggaggagatgaagagaaagtTTCCTCTCACGGaagtggagaagaaaaagaagccgAAGACAAGCGCTCAGATTTTTGGCAAAGA CTCTGAGGAGCCAGATGCCAAGAAGGCAAAAGGAGACGAAGAAGACGAGGGTTATAGCCTGGCTGACATTGCTGAAGGTTCTGTTACTTCG GTGGGAAGCGTGGATCCAGCCCGAGACTTCGGTATTCTGATCAAGATGAAGAGTCTTCCATTCGGAGAAg TCTGTCAGCAACTGACTCACAGGATAGAGCAGTTGCTTAGCAACAAGAGCACACAGTACTACATGAAAAGCATCACCTGCATCCAGGCTTTTAGAGAGCAGTCTGTTAAg CTGGGGAATGCTGATCTGTACAACAGCTACCTCCAGTCCCTAAAAAGAAGCATCCCAAACAGACGGCTGGAGGTTTTCTGGGACCTGCTTGTTCAAG ATGCCATAACTCTGATCAGTAAGGACGAGGTTGAAGGAAGCACTGTATCCAAAAACGATGCATATCAG TTTCTAGCTGccgaagagaagaaggaggaggcatCCGCACCACCGGCTGAAGATACTGGCGATGTTGACGACCTG CTGGACATGATGTAA
- the LOC104928878 gene encoding collagen alpha-2(VI) chain, which produces MAMISGFIFLCMLQAAVLQVPRGPRPIPGRGDSPEPTPFPASPQDCAAPIIECPIKVFFTIDTSETIALQETPPGALVNDIKEYTKTFAQELNDEIYMDQVELKWSLGGLDYSQTTDIFSEFTTKANFIRNVSKIVYKGKGTFTDCALKRMTEKMTQQYSGKKAVLFSVFITDGHVTGSPCGGMKAMAEKAQEKGIHIFAVAATNITDNFGMNDIASSPTDVYRDEYTAVTFERGRKNIDEKSITRIIQAMKYQAYLKCYKPPCYKTPGVPGPKGPPGPKGMKGVSGIPGPKGEKGNPGDPGIEGPIGPPGPEGGPGPKGDKGEIGTIGAKGVRGVSGRNGTDGQKGKIGRIGAPGCKGDPGGKGLDGFPGNVGDPGTRGENGTKGNPGIPGRSGPQGPKGNDGSKGEKGFPGNPGAPGTKGSRALPGSRGPKGEPGRRGDPGTKGAQGGNGSKGDKGERGPMGSFGPSGEDGIKGSKGLDGLPGPRGPPGPPGPKGRDGSKGSPGEPGPFGDPGPAGPKGDPGREGFGYPGSRGPTGDKGDPGRKGVKGGRGGCGEKGQPGNKGSKGETGDPGPPGWPGDRGLIGDPGDDGGPGGVGDPGVSDCDVMSYVRETCGCCDCEKHCGAVDIVFVIDSSESVGMTNFTLEKNFIINTINRLGSMASDPTSPTGTRVGVVQYSHNGTFQAVRINDPTINSLSTFKEAVQKLQWIAGGTFTPSALKFAYDNLIRDSKRVRSKTSVVVITDGRFDPRDGEKLTHLCRDNVIVNAIGVGDMFKDREDKKALLSIACNKMERVTEMNRYVDLLAVDFIEKMETVLCPEPEIVCPELPCNMEPDVAPCVQRPVDLVFLLDGSERLGTKNFQHVRGFLQKVSEHLGLARSKTDNLRARLALIEYGSENHVAFTLTHDSAVIRDGIARLPYLDSASSVGPAIIYTINNILGRGNVRHTRRHAEISFVFITDGIFNKENLEEAVSAMRTAQVMSTVIAPGNDVDQEILTKLAMGDQHAIFKGKDINELSHSSLFDRFIQWVC; this is translated from the exons CCCCGATAATCGAATGTCCCATCAAGGTGTTTTTCACCATCGACACCTCAGAGACGATCGCCTTACAGGAGACCCCACCAGGCGCTCTGGTTAACGACATTAAGGAATACACCAAGACCTTTGCTCAGGAGCTGAATGATGAAATATACATGGACCAGGTGGAGTTAAAATGGTCCTTAGGAGGACTGGACTACTCCCAGACGACGGACATATTCAGCGAGTTCACAACCAAGGCAAACTTTATCAGGAACGTCAGTAAGATAGTATACAAAGGCAAAGGCACCTTCACAGACTGCGCCCTGAaaagaatgacagagaaaatgacCCAACAATACTCAGGGAAGAAGGCTGTCCTCTTCTCTGTGTTCATTACTGACGGACATGTGACAGGAAGTCCTTGTGGAGGGATGAAGGCGATGGCAGAGAAGGCCCAGGAGAAAGGGATCCATATTTTCGCAGTGGCAGCGACCAACATCACCGATAATTTTGGGATGAATGACATAGCCAGCTCTCCCACGGACGTGTACCGTGACGAATACACAGCTGTGACGTttgaaagagggagaaaaaataTAGATGAAAAGTCCATCACTCGAATCATACAAGCCATG aaataTCAAGCATATTTAAAG TGTTATAAACCTCCATGCTACAAAACTCCTGGAGTACCTGGACCAAAAGGGCCTCCAGGTCCCAAA GGTATGAAAGGAGTTAGCGGTATACCTGGACCAAAAGGTGAAAAGGGTAATCCG gGAGATCCTGGCATCGAAGGTCCAATCGGACCACCTGGTCCAGAG GGAGGCCCTGGTCCCAAAGGTGACAAG GGTGAAATCGGAACAATTGGAGCAAAG GGTGTGAGAGGAGTATCTGGCAGGAATGGAACCGATGGTCAAAAG GGTAAAATTGGCCGAATTGGAGCTCCTGGTTGCAAAGGTGATCCGGGTGGCAAG GGACTAGATGGTTTCCCTGGAAATGTTGGCGACCCTGGGACACGTGGTGAAAATGGAACGAAG ggTAATCCAGGCATACCTGGGAGGTCAGGTCCCCAAGGCCCAAAGGGTAATGACGGATCAAAG GGTGAAAAAGGATTTCCTGGAAATCCAGGGGCACCTGGAACAAAGGGATCTAGG GCGCTTCCTGGCTCACGTGGACCGAAAGGCGAACCG GGACGGAGAGGAGATCCTGGTACAAAGGGAGCACAAGGTGGGAATGGGAGTAAAGGAGATAAG GGAGAACGAGGGCCGATGGGAAGCTTTGGTCCGTCCGGCGAAGACGGAATCAAGGGCTCAAAG GGGCTGGATGGATTACCAGGACCAAGAGGTCCACCAGGACCACCAGGGCCCAAAGGAAGAGAT GGCAGCAAGGGAAGTCCTGGAGAGCCTGGACCTTTTGGAGATCCTGGGCCCGCTGGACCAAAG GGTGATCCTGGAAGAGAAGGATTTGGCTACCCTGGATCGAGAGGACCCACT GGAGACAAAGGTGATCCAGGTAGAAAAGGGGTCAAGGGTGGCAGAGGTGGCTGTGGTGAAAAAGGACAGCCTGGAAACAAAGGATCCAAAGGAGAGACT GGGGACCCAGGACCACCAGGTTGGCCAGGAGACAGAGGACTCATAGGGGACCCTGGAGATGAC ggaggaCCTGGAGGAGTGGGCGATCCTGGGGTCTCT GACTGTGATGTCATGTCTTACGTCAGGGAAACGTGCGGTTGTTGTG ACTGTGAGAAGCACTGTGGAGCTGTGGACATCGTATTTGTAATTGATAGCTCAGAGAGTGTGGGGATGACAAACTTTACCCTGGAGAAGAACTTTATTATCAACACCATCAACAGATTGGGATCTATGGCCAGCGACCCTACGTCACCAaccg GAACAAGAGTCGGAGTTGTACAATACAGTCACAACGGGACCTTTCAGGCCGTTCGTATCAACGACCCCACCATAAACTCCCTGTCTACTTTTAAAGAGGCAGTGCAGAAACTGCAGTGGATCGCTGGTGGCACCTTCACACCTTCAGCCCTCAAGTTTGCCTACGACAACCTCATCAGGGACAGCAAGAGAGTCCGATCTAAAACATCTGTGGTGGTGATCACAGATGGCCGCTTTGACCCACGTGACGGAGAGAAACTCACCCACCTTTGCAGGGATAACGTGATAGTGAATGCCATTGGGGTTGGTGATATgtttaaagacagagaggataAGAAGGCACTATTGTCGATAGCGTGCAACAAGATGGAGCGCGTCACAGAGATGAACCGTTACGTTGACTTGTTGGCTGTTGACTTCATAGAAAAGATGGAGACTGTACTCTGTCCTG AACCAGAGATTGTGTGTCCTGAACTCCCCTGTAATATGG AACCAGATGTCGCTCCATGTGTCCAGCGGCCAGTGGATTTAGTGTTTCTACTAGACGGCTCAGAGCGCCTCGGGACAAAGAACTTCCAGCATGTCCGTGGATTTCTGCAGAAGGTGTCCGAGCATCTGGGACTGGCTCGTAGCAAAACTGACAATTTGCGAGCCCGCTTGGCACTGATAGAGTACGGCAGTGAAAACCATGTGGCCTTTACTCTCACGCACGACTCTGCTGTCATCAGAGACGGCATAGCTCGCCTGCCTTATCTGGATTCTGCTTCGAGTGTGGGTCCTGCCATCATCTATACCATCAACAATATCTTGGGCAGAGGAAATGTTCGCCATACGAGACGCCACGCAgagatttcatttgttttcatcacagaCGGCATTTTTAACAAAGAAAATTTGGAGGAGGCGGTTAGTGCCATGCGCACCGCACAGGTCATGTCCACGGTGATAGCACCAGGAAACGACGTTGACCAGGAAATCCTAACAAAGCTGGCCATGGGTGATCAGCATGCCATCTTTAAAGGAAAAGATATCAATGAGCTGTCCCACTCCAGTTTGTTTGACCGTTTCATCCAGTGGGTATGTTGA